A genomic stretch from Lathyrus oleraceus cultivar Zhongwan6 chromosome 2, CAAS_Psat_ZW6_1.0, whole genome shotgun sequence includes:
- the LOC127120634 gene encoding chalcone synthase 4: protein MVSVSEIRKAQRAEGPATILAIGTANPANCVEQSTYPDFYFRITNSEHKIELKQKFQRMCDKSMINRRYMYLTEEILKENPSVCEYMAPSLDARQDMVVVEVPRLGKEAAVKAIKEWGQPKSKITHLIFCTTSGVDMPGADYQLTKLLGLRPYVKRYMMYQQGCFAGGTVLRLAKDLAENNKGARVLVVCSEVTAVTFRGPSDTHLDSLVGQALFGDGAAALIVGSDPLPEIEKPIFEMVWTAQTIAPDSEGAIDGHLREAGLTFHLLKDVPAIVSKNIDKALVEAFQPLGISDYNSIFWIAHPGGPAILDQVEQKLALKPEKMKATREVLSEYGNMSSACVLFILDEMRRKSIQNGLKTTGEGLEWGVLFGFGPGLTIETVVLHSVVI, encoded by the exons ATGGTCAGTGTATCTGAAATCCGCAAGGCTCAAAGGGCAGAAGGTCCTGCTACTATCTTGGCAATTGGTACCGCCAATCCAGCTAACTGTGTTGAACAATCCACATATCCTGATTTCTACTTTAGAATCACAAACAGCGAGCACAAAATAGAACTTAAACAAAAATTCCAACGCATGT GCGATAAATCCATGATCAATAGGAGATATATGTATCTAACAGAAGAGATTTTGAAAGAAAATCCTAGTGTTTGTGAATACATGGCCCCTTCATTGGATGCAAGGCAAGACATGGTGGTGGTAGAAGTACCTAGACTAGGGAAAGAAGCTGCTGTCAAAGCTATAAAAGAATGGGGACAACCAAAGTCAAAGATTACTCACTTAATCTTTTGCACTACAAGTGGTGTAGACATGCCTGGAGCTGATTATCAACTCACCAAATTGTTAGGTCTTCGCCCATATGTGAAAAGGTATATGATGTACCAACAAGGTTGCTTTGCAGGTGGTACGGTGCTTCGTTTGGCCAAGGACTTGGCTGAGAACAACAAAGGTGCTCGTgtgttggttgtttgttctgaAGTCACCGCAGTCACATTCCGTGGCCCAAGCGATACTCACTTGGACAGTCTTGTTGGACAAGCACTATTTGGAGACGGAGCTGCTGCACTCATTGTTGGTTCTGATCCACTACCAGAAATTGAAAAACCTATATTTGAGATGGTTTGGACTGCACAAACTATTGCTCCTGATAGTGAAGGAGCCATAGATGGACACCTTCGTGAAGCGGGACTAACATTTCACCTTCTTAAAGATGTTCCTGCAATTGTCTCAAAGAACATTGATAAAGCATTAGTTGAGGCTTTTCAACCATTGGGAATTTCTGATTACAATTCAATCTTTTGGATTGCACACCCTGGTGGACCTGCAATTCTCGATCAAGTAGAGCAAAAGTTAGCTTTGAAGCCTGAAAAGATGAAGGCCACTAGAGAAGTGCTTAGTGAATATGGAAATATGTCAAGTGCATGTGTTTTGTTTATCTTAGATGAAATGAGAAGGAAATCGATTCAAAATGGATTGAAGACAACCGGAGAAGGACTTGAATGGGGTGTGTTATTTGGCTTTGGACCAGGTCTTACTATTGAAACGGTTGTTTTGCATAGTGTGGTTATATGA
- the LOC127123852 gene encoding uncharacterized protein LOC127123852: protein MVMCDMISRHGNGLKPPSYHDLRIKLLNLEVKLTHEALEEYRKEWRNICCIIMTDGWTDPKRRKFLNFLVNSLKGIVFFNSVDASNICKTIDKIFEMIDVVVEEVGEDNVVQVVIDNAENYKVVGEMLMRKRNKLYWTPCIAHCLDLMLEDLEKKISIHEETIPKGKKIITFIYSRTSLISILHHHTKNKDLVVSGATRFFTTYLTLGCLYENKKAFIRMFTSKEWKSSKCAKLRDGKTIEDVGLDKKNWKNVVLCLRSATPLIKVLRLVDSDQKPTMKINL from the coding sequence ATGGTAATGTGTGATATGATTTCAAGACATGGTAATGGATTAAAACCACCATCTTATCATGACTTGAGAATTAAGTTGTTAAACCTAGAAGTGAAGTTGACACATGAAGCTTTGGAAGAATATAGAAAGGAATGGAGGAACATTTGTTGCATTATAATGACCGATGGATGGACTGATCCGAAGAGGAGgaaatttttgaattttttagTTAATAGTCTAAAGGGTATTGTATTTTTTAACTCTGTTGATGCATCCAACATATGCAAAACAATCGACAAAATCTTTGAAatgattgatgttgttgttgaagaGGTTGGAGAAGATAATGTCGTTCAGGTCGTGATAGATAATGCGGAAAACTACAAGGTTGTTGGTGAGATGCTGATGCGAAAGAGGAACAAATTATATTGGACACCTTGTATCGCACACTGTCTTGATTTGATGCTTGAAGATTTGGAGAAGAAGATATCGATTCATGAAGAGACAATTCCAAAGGGTAAAAAAATTATAACTTTTATTTATTCAAGAACTTCTCTCATTTCTATTTTAcatcatcacacaaaaaataaaGATTTGGTGGTGTCGGGCGCTACTCGATTTTTCACAACTTATCTTACTTTAGGGTGCTTGTATGAGAATAAGAAAGCTTTTATAAGAATGTTCACTTCCAAAGAATGGAAGTCGAGCAAATGTGCAAAGTTAAGAGATGGCAAAACCATTGAAGATGTGGGTTTGGACAAAAAAAATTGGAAGAATGTTGTTCTTTGTTTGAGAAGTGCTACACCTCTTATTAAAGTGCTTCGTTTAGTTGATTCAGATCAAAAACCAACCATGAAGATTAATCTATAA